The following proteins come from a genomic window of Phycisphaeraceae bacterium:
- a CDS encoding glycosyltransferase family 4 protein: MHLALIVEHFGASHAGATGTGERIAEELLGRGHHVTVFSGYSDDRPFCERLTVHRCGPKHASRRFLRLARWSRSEILRGNFDASLSLTTLAPAAVLSPRSGLVVEYHERLVDSQQSSRLRIALSPRERVRRYLERRTMSDPMVRRIITHSLHVEKQIARHYEIPPDRIILRQGGFDFPPANEALERSWRTTIRSRLKISIDAKVFLFLSETPALEGGSSLLEAMSRVVQRNSKAVLLIAGNLPYALQRAATELGVRQAIRMLGPSPAPQPLLAAADVVVHPTPSHPASSSVLMGLSAGLPVVTSIFDGASDWVDKTGLPGRVVKEIQDPTAVTEAMIAMSNMPRGDPNSPACCSMRNELSLARHVDALEDELRKAKLMTCSHEKTPQA, encoded by the coding sequence ATGCATCTAGCCCTTATCGTCGAACACTTTGGAGCCTCGCACGCAGGCGCGACCGGAACCGGTGAAAGGATCGCTGAGGAACTGCTTGGCCGAGGTCATCACGTAACCGTCTTTTCGGGTTATTCAGATGATCGTCCTTTTTGCGAACGTCTGACGGTTCACCGATGCGGTCCGAAACATGCATCACGACGATTTCTCCGCCTAGCTCGCTGGTCGCGGTCAGAGATCTTGCGAGGAAACTTTGATGCGAGCCTTTCACTGACCACTTTGGCACCGGCAGCAGTTTTGTCACCACGGAGCGGACTGGTCGTTGAGTATCACGAACGGCTGGTCGATTCTCAGCAATCGAGTCGATTACGTATTGCATTGTCGCCGCGTGAGAGAGTGCGGCGTTACCTGGAGCGTCGCACGATGAGCGACCCGATGGTCCGTCGTATCATCACTCACAGCCTTCATGTCGAAAAACAAATTGCCCGGCATTATGAGATCCCGCCTGATCGCATCATTCTGCGACAAGGAGGCTTTGACTTTCCTCCAGCCAATGAAGCATTGGAACGCAGTTGGCGTACCACGATCCGTAGCCGATTGAAGATTTCCATTGATGCGAAAGTGTTTCTTTTTCTTTCCGAAACCCCCGCTCTTGAAGGCGGAAGCTCGCTGCTCGAGGCAATGAGCCGAGTGGTTCAGAGGAACTCAAAGGCTGTTCTACTGATCGCTGGAAATCTGCCGTATGCCCTGCAAAGGGCCGCCACCGAGCTTGGGGTGCGTCAAGCGATACGGATGCTTGGTCCAAGCCCCGCCCCGCAGCCGCTGCTGGCTGCTGCTGACGTCGTGGTACATCCGACGCCAAGTCATCCGGCTAGTTCGAGTGTGTTGATGGGTTTGAGTGCTGGATTGCCGGTGGTCACGAGCATCTTTGACGGTGCTAGTGACTGGGTGGACAAAACAGGATTACCCGGACGGGTGGTGAAAGAGATTCAAGATCCTACCGCAGTCACAGAGGCGATGATTGCCATGTCGAATATGCCGCGTGGTGATCCGAATTCACCCGCTTGTTGTTCCATGCGTAACGAACTATCGCTAGCGCGGCATGTTGACGCTTTGGAGGACGAACTCCGCAAGGCAAAGCTCATGACTTGCTCCCACGAGAAAACTCCGCAAGCGTGA
- the waaF gene encoding lipopolysaccharide heptosyltransferase II, with translation MSELPQHRQADRLLVVMPTWLGDAIMAMPTLRSLRQLYPKAQITILARSVIRPAIDPCPWVDRIITIRPARKGKGDLRRIGMFNLARRLAAGKFDTAVLLPNSFKTALLVRMAGIQRRVGYDRDGRGFLLSDRLLPRREMGKFVPVPTRDYYLGLTRYLGATDPDLSMQIFTRPEDDVAAERLLRSVGFDSERGRLVLVNPGANYGDAKMWEPARFAQVADRCHRELGATVALTGAPKERAILDQVAKAATVPLLDLPKLGVNLRVLKAVIRRSSLMITNDTGARHLAAALSVPVVTIFGPTDPAWTQIGFEHERQVMVKVFCGPCQKKVCPLQGTADELACMRRITPDMVFEQAAALLRLAPVHT, from the coding sequence ATGAGTGAACTTCCGCAGCACAGGCAGGCTGATCGCTTGCTCGTGGTTATGCCGACGTGGCTGGGCGATGCCATCATGGCCATGCCCACTTTGCGATCACTGCGCCAGCTCTACCCCAAAGCACAGATCACCATTCTCGCCCGCAGCGTCATTCGGCCGGCCATTGATCCGTGCCCGTGGGTGGACCGCATCATTACGATCCGTCCAGCACGAAAGGGTAAGGGCGACCTCCGACGCATCGGCATGTTTAATCTTGCTCGACGACTGGCGGCAGGAAAATTCGATACCGCTGTCCTGCTTCCCAATAGCTTCAAAACCGCGCTGTTGGTTCGTATGGCCGGTATTCAGCGTCGAGTCGGTTACGACCGCGACGGCCGGGGATTTCTCCTCAGTGATCGCCTGCTTCCACGGCGTGAGATGGGGAAATTTGTCCCTGTTCCCACGCGCGATTATTACCTTGGTCTGACACGGTATCTCGGCGCAACTGATCCCGATTTATCGATGCAGATTTTCACTCGACCTGAGGATGACGTTGCTGCCGAACGACTGTTGCGGTCAGTCGGATTTGATTCTGAGCGTGGCCGACTAGTTTTGGTCAATCCCGGAGCGAACTACGGGGATGCCAAGATGTGGGAACCCGCGCGATTTGCTCAGGTCGCTGATCGCTGCCACCGCGAATTAGGTGCGACCGTCGCGCTGACCGGTGCTCCGAAGGAACGAGCGATTCTGGATCAGGTCGCCAAGGCCGCTACCGTTCCGTTACTTGATCTGCCAAAACTCGGCGTCAATCTTCGTGTGCTCAAGGCGGTCATACGCCGTTCGAGTCTGATGATTACCAATGACACCGGCGCCCGTCATCTCGCTGCTGCTCTTAGTGTGCCGGTGGTAACGATCTTTGGGCCGACCGATCCCGCGTGGACACAGATCGGCTTTGAACACGAGCGGCAAGTGATGGTCAAAGTTTTCTGTGGGCCGTGTCAGAAAAAAGTCTGTCCGTTGCAAGGTACTGCCGATGAATTGGCGTGTATGCGACGGATTACGCCGGACATGGTTTTTGAACAGGCAGCCGCGTTGCTGCGACTTGCGCCCGTACACACTTGA
- a CDS encoding HAD family hydrolase: MNAAVFLDRDNTLIHNDGDLGDPDLVRLVQGASSAVASLRGLGYKIVVITNQGGVARGKYSESDVEAVNQRLADQIKSTSGSIIDRFYYCPYHPEGTVERYRREHPWRKPDCGMILQAAKDLQLDLAQSWTIGDQMRDVEAGAKAGTRTILLREDAEEMTPLRVAEISERQILSGNTIPNYAAKNLIEAVRIIAQQRKPESPEELHARQQAARRKEAAARAAEVTITPPPVPTPYRPWSASPPASREALQPSTGNVSAAESLDSRESTADATIPSQSEASIAESSRDSETLRQILQELRHQRPGQQDFSYIKAFAVLLQMIALVCFLGALVMGRAEDGVFMRWMFASILMQLATIATLMFSR, from the coding sequence ATGAATGCTGCGGTTTTCCTCGATCGAGATAACACGCTGATCCACAACGACGGCGACTTGGGCGATCCCGACCTGGTCAGGCTTGTCCAGGGGGCATCATCCGCTGTCGCGTCGTTGCGTGGGCTTGGCTACAAAATCGTCGTGATCACCAATCAAGGCGGTGTCGCACGGGGAAAGTATTCCGAGAGTGATGTCGAAGCGGTTAATCAACGACTTGCTGACCAGATCAAGTCAACCAGCGGCTCGATCATCGATCGCTTTTACTATTGCCCGTACCATCCAGAAGGAACAGTTGAGCGTTACCGTCGTGAGCACCCGTGGCGAAAGCCTGACTGTGGAATGATTCTTCAGGCAGCAAAAGATCTCCAGCTCGACCTGGCGCAGAGCTGGACGATTGGCGATCAGATGCGCGATGTTGAAGCCGGTGCGAAGGCTGGAACTCGCACCATCCTTCTGCGAGAAGACGCGGAGGAGATGACCCCGCTGCGTGTTGCGGAAATCAGCGAGCGGCAAATCTTGTCGGGTAACACCATACCCAATTATGCAGCAAAAAATCTGATCGAAGCTGTCCGCATCATCGCCCAGCAGCGCAAACCTGAATCACCGGAGGAACTTCACGCGAGGCAACAGGCAGCGCGGAGAAAAGAAGCCGCCGCTCGTGCGGCGGAAGTCACAATTACCCCGCCTCCCGTCCCGACGCCATACCGACCATGGAGTGCAAGTCCGCCCGCCAGCCGCGAGGCATTGCAGCCATCGACTGGAAATGTCTCAGCAGCCGAATCCTTGGATTCCCGCGAATCCACTGCTGACGCAACGATTCCATCACAAAGCGAAGCGTCCATTGCTGAGTCATCGCGTGACAGCGAGACGCTGCGCCAGATCCTTCAGGAATTGCGCCATCAGCGGCCGGGTCAGCAGGATTTTTCCTATATCAAAGCCTTCGCCGTGTTGCTTCAGATGATCGCGTTAGTCTGTTTTCTCGGGGCACTGGTCATGGGTCGGGCGGAGGATGGCGTGTTCATGAGGTGGATGTTTGCATCGATCCTGATGCAACTGGCGACGATCGCCACGCTGATGTTCAGCCGTTGA
- the gmk gene encoding guanylate kinase, with protein MTIQVACEKKTSISDQQSAAGTPPGMLLIISGPSGVGKTTITHRVESELGGDFSVSMTTRPQSLGDKPGVDYHFVSVEEFKRARDAGELLESAEVFGNFYGTPRKAVEDALRAGRLMILEIDVQGAILVKEKMPDAFSIFVLPPSENVLIERLRKRQREDEAVIQRRFKKAKEEIARARSCGVYDRFIVNDQLDIAVSEAVAEIREELKRRTKQQQVR; from the coding sequence GTGACGATTCAAGTGGCTTGCGAAAAAAAAACATCTATCAGCGATCAACAGTCGGCAGCGGGCACTCCTCCCGGAATGCTCCTGATTATTTCCGGACCATCAGGTGTCGGCAAAACGACGATCACGCACCGTGTCGAGAGCGAGCTGGGCGGTGACTTCAGCGTATCCATGACCACACGACCGCAAAGCCTGGGCGATAAACCCGGAGTGGACTACCACTTTGTCTCCGTTGAGGAATTCAAGCGAGCTCGTGATGCGGGAGAATTGCTCGAGTCGGCGGAGGTCTTTGGAAACTTCTATGGCACGCCGCGTAAAGCGGTTGAGGACGCACTCCGTGCCGGCCGCCTGATGATTCTTGAGATCGATGTGCAGGGCGCGATCCTGGTTAAAGAAAAAATGCCGGACGCATTTTCAATCTTCGTCCTTCCACCCAGCGAGAATGTACTTATCGAACGACTCCGCAAGCGTCAGCGTGAAGATGAGGCAGTCATACAGAGGCGATTCAAAAAAGCGAAAGAGGAAATCGCCCGGGCTCGTTCATGCGGCGTTTACGATCGATTCATTGTCAATGACCAGCTCGATATCGCGGTCAGCGAAGCTGTGGCGGAAATACGTGAAGAATTAAAGCGACGGACCAAACAGCAGCAGGTCCGTTGA
- a CDS encoding aspartate carbamoyltransferase catalytic subunit yields the protein MTEQANYRWPHKHLLGLEHLSAADIRFLLTTARGFEDVSTRSIKKVPALRGRVVVNLFFEDSTRTRASFNLAASRLSADVLDFTAKTSSVNKGETLRDTARNIEAMGVDAIVVRHHLSGAAHQLSGSVGCSVINAGDGQHEHPTQGLLDIYTIARRLSRDKDFNLEGLTVAIVGDIAHSRVARSNIHGLRKLGARVILVGPATLLPRGFADLGCELSNDLDAVLPRVDVINTLRVQFERLTSQAFPSVREYATFYGLTARRLAKAKPGVIVMHPGPINRGIELDSAVADGASSTVLQQVTNGLAVRMATLFLTAGAER from the coding sequence ATGACGGAGCAGGCGAACTACCGCTGGCCTCATAAGCACCTGCTCGGCCTCGAGCATCTCTCGGCCGCGGACATTCGATTTCTTCTGACGACTGCGCGAGGTTTTGAGGATGTAAGCACACGAAGCATCAAAAAGGTGCCCGCTTTGCGAGGCCGAGTGGTGGTCAACCTGTTCTTCGAGGACTCGACACGCACCCGTGCAAGTTTCAATCTTGCAGCCAGCCGACTTTCCGCTGACGTACTCGACTTCACCGCAAAAACTTCAAGCGTCAATAAGGGTGAAACGCTGCGTGACACCGCACGAAACATCGAGGCGATGGGAGTCGATGCGATCGTCGTCAGGCACCACCTCAGCGGCGCAGCTCATCAACTTTCAGGAAGCGTGGGTTGCTCGGTGATCAATGCTGGCGACGGTCAGCACGAGCATCCGACGCAGGGTTTGCTTGATATCTACACGATCGCTCGACGGCTTAGTCGGGACAAGGATTTTAATCTTGAAGGGCTGACCGTTGCGATCGTCGGTGACATCGCGCACAGCCGTGTAGCGCGGTCCAATATTCATGGTCTGCGCAAGCTCGGAGCCAGGGTCATTCTTGTCGGCCCAGCTACGCTGCTGCCGCGAGGTTTTGCGGACCTGGGGTGTGAGCTGTCCAATGATCTCGATGCGGTTCTTCCTCGCGTTGATGTGATTAACACTTTGCGGGTGCAGTTTGAGAGGTTGACCAGCCAGGCATTTCCGAGTGTACGGGAGTATGCGACCTTTTACGGGCTGACGGCACGACGGCTGGCGAAAGCGAAGCCGGGAGTCATTGTGATGCACCCCGGACCGATTAATCGCGGTATCGAACTTGATTCCGCAGTCGCGGATGGTGCCAGCAGCACCGTGCTTCAGCAGGTAACCAATGGGCTGGCGGTACGAATGGCGACGCTGTTCCTGACCGCCGGTGCCGAACGATAA
- the pyrR gene encoding bifunctional pyr operon transcriptional regulator/uracil phosphoribosyltransferase PyrR produces MQVLADQQKVGSLISRLADLIRADIEKSSEPESWALIGIRSRGDVLAGRIAERLRDQFGDRVGSLDITLYRDDLSEIGSSAVVRTTEIPFSIDGLNVVLVDDVLMTGRSVRAALQSLMDIGRPRRVWLSVLVDRGGRELPIAPDHVAMDLTRGPEAKLVKAGDVVAVQVKPTDANDEIIVRSRQPAVAGKA; encoded by the coding sequence ATGCAAGTGTTGGCGGATCAGCAAAAGGTAGGTTCACTCATCAGTCGATTGGCCGATCTGATCCGCGCGGATATCGAAAAATCCAGCGAGCCGGAATCATGGGCGTTAATTGGCATCCGCAGTCGAGGTGATGTGTTGGCCGGTCGGATTGCCGAACGCCTGCGCGACCAGTTCGGAGATCGAGTTGGATCGCTCGACATCACTCTTTACCGTGACGACTTGTCCGAAATCGGTTCCTCAGCGGTCGTTCGCACGACGGAGATTCCCTTCAGCATCGACGGTCTCAATGTGGTGCTGGTCGATGACGTGCTGATGACCGGGCGGTCTGTGAGGGCGGCGCTGCAATCGCTGATGGACATCGGTCGTCCACGTCGTGTATGGTTGAGCGTCCTCGTGGATCGTGGTGGTCGAGAATTGCCTATCGCCCCGGATCATGTGGCGATGGATCTCACTCGCGGCCCCGAAGCTAAGCTCGTCAAAGCCGGCGATGTGGTCGCCGTACAGGTTAAACCCACCGACGCGAACGACGAAATCATCGTCCGTTCACGACAGCCCGCAGTGGCAGGAAAGGCATGA
- the holA gene encoding DNA polymerase III subunit delta, which produces MARKAATSDGPSADTRIAILYGSEEMRKREAIEALRATLEAVHGSLEILTYDGKSAALSDVLDELRTFSLMQTFKIVIVDDADQFVMNHREAMERYAAAPVDTATLVLRSIKWNKGNLDKLVAKVGFVEKCEPMQHGEVKDWIFRRAKTHHQTTLELQAADLLIERMGTEIALIDGELGKLAVLAGEGNPITAKLVEQVVGRSSEEEAWSIQEAILNTISGGGAKPSIEMLHELVDLSGQPDVLVAYFTADIIRKLYLGMRLKQQGMNDFAIGRELRIWPQERQQVFTKALRAVSPSKLSELFDRIVELDVRAKSGQGDAVRNLEGFCALVGDK; this is translated from the coding sequence ATGGCTCGTAAAGCTGCTACCAGCGATGGCCCGTCAGCCGATACTCGCATCGCGATCCTTTATGGCTCTGAGGAGATGCGCAAGCGTGAAGCCATCGAGGCTCTCCGTGCGACATTGGAGGCTGTACACGGATCGCTCGAAATCCTCACCTACGATGGCAAGTCAGCCGCTTTGTCGGATGTGCTTGATGAATTACGTACGTTTTCACTGATGCAGACGTTCAAGATCGTTATCGTGGATGATGCGGATCAATTTGTGATGAATCATCGTGAGGCGATGGAGCGTTACGCTGCCGCTCCGGTGGATACCGCTACGCTGGTGCTTCGAAGCATCAAGTGGAATAAAGGCAATCTCGATAAGCTTGTTGCGAAGGTTGGCTTCGTCGAAAAATGTGAACCGATGCAGCATGGCGAAGTGAAAGATTGGATATTTCGCCGAGCGAAGACTCATCATCAGACCACGCTGGAATTACAAGCAGCCGACCTGTTGATCGAGCGCATGGGTACCGAGATCGCGCTGATCGATGGGGAGCTTGGCAAACTCGCTGTCCTTGCAGGCGAGGGTAATCCGATCACCGCTAAGCTGGTTGAGCAGGTTGTTGGTCGCAGCAGTGAGGAGGAGGCGTGGTCAATCCAGGAAGCCATCCTTAACACAATCAGTGGTGGTGGGGCGAAACCGTCGATCGAAATGCTGCACGAGCTGGTGGATCTCTCCGGCCAGCCGGACGTGCTTGTCGCCTATTTCACGGCTGACATCATTCGTAAACTCTACCTTGGAATGCGGCTTAAACAACAGGGGATGAATGATTTTGCGATCGGTCGGGAACTGCGGATTTGGCCGCAGGAACGGCAGCAGGTGTTTACAAAAGCTCTCCGGGCAGTATCACCATCAAAGCTGTCGGAATTATTCGATCGCATTGTGGAGTTAGATGTCCGCGCAAAGTCCGGGCAAGGCGACGCGGTACGAAATCTTGAAGGTTTTTGCGCTTTGGTAGGCGATAAATAA
- the surE gene encoding 5'/3'-nucleotidase SurE encodes MRILLTNDDGITAPGIAALYEAASHLGEVFVVAPSTVQSAMSHGVTLHRPILTHTQAGHSPKGNPLFEGIAVDGRPADCVKLAISNLIPGPVDLVLSGINSGANIGINVIYSGTVAAAMEAGFMGIPAVAMSLHIGHPQKTDWSRATEISRRVIEQIIEHQLEKHTVLNVNIPVLDDGAEPIGTRVVPASTSPIVDEYHHELRMGGDRMFTAVPDLKFHHTPADSDVDAIYKKYITITPLRFDLTRHDHLDTWSERLTGGRNDQGAG; translated from the coding sequence ATGCGCATCCTCCTGACCAATGACGACGGCATCACCGCTCCGGGAATTGCTGCGCTTTATGAGGCAGCGAGCCATCTTGGTGAGGTCTTCGTCGTTGCTCCCTCCACGGTGCAGTCCGCGATGAGTCACGGGGTGACACTTCACCGCCCGATCCTTACCCACACGCAGGCAGGCCATTCCCCCAAAGGCAACCCGCTATTCGAGGGGATCGCGGTTGATGGACGGCCGGCGGACTGCGTGAAGCTGGCGATTTCAAATCTGATTCCCGGGCCGGTGGATCTCGTACTCAGCGGGATTAACTCCGGTGCGAATATCGGCATCAACGTGATCTACTCCGGTACGGTCGCCGCAGCAATGGAAGCGGGATTCATGGGCATACCCGCTGTCGCCATGAGTCTGCATATCGGCCACCCGCAAAAAACCGACTGGTCCCGCGCGACGGAAATATCACGGCGCGTAATCGAACAGATCATCGAACACCAGCTCGAAAAGCACACGGTTCTCAATGTCAATATTCCCGTACTCGATGATGGTGCCGAACCGATCGGTACTCGTGTGGTTCCCGCATCGACCAGTCCCATCGTGGACGAATATCATCATGAGCTGCGGATGGGTGGGGACCGAATGTTTACTGCCGTGCCGGACTTGAAGTTCCATCACACACCAGCCGACAGCGACGTGGACGCCATTTACAAAAAATACATTACGATCACCCCGCTTCGGTTCGACCTGACCAGGCACGATCACCTCGATACATGGTCGGAGCGATTGACCGGCGGCCGCAATGATCAGGGTGCTGGATAA
- the rplQ gene encoding 50S ribosomal protein L17 gives MRHAVAGYKLSRDAEDRRALRRNLAIALFTHGQITTTRPKAKSVQSFIEKIISAARKGDLASRRRVTSALGRDQIIVKNDRDETVKRNKYGELKGGPRIVKKLFDEIAPQYANKPGGYTRIVKLARHRIGDGSDLVVLQLIPQNETGPTVSGQYSRRRDKANHRMEVAAKLRKSRSESAPAAAETKAEEKAAEGT, from the coding sequence ATGAGACACGCAGTAGCCGGTTACAAACTCAGCCGTGACGCAGAAGATCGTCGCGCCCTGCGACGCAATCTCGCGATCGCGCTATTTACGCACGGCCAAATCACCACGACCCGACCCAAGGCCAAGAGTGTCCAATCGTTTATCGAGAAGATCATCTCGGCAGCTCGTAAGGGCGACCTCGCCTCCCGTCGGCGCGTTACCAGCGCGCTGGGGCGGGATCAGATCATCGTTAAAAACGATCGTGATGAGACAGTGAAGCGGAATAAGTACGGCGAGCTTAAGGGCGGCCCGCGTATCGTGAAGAAGCTGTTTGATGAAATCGCTCCGCAATATGCCAATAAGCCCGGCGGATACACACGGATCGTCAAACTCGCGCGTCATCGCATTGGTGACGGCAGCGATCTTGTCGTGCTGCAACTGATACCTCAGAATGAAACCGGTCCGACGGTTTCGGGTCAATATTCGCGTCGGCGTGATAAGGCGAATCACCGGATGGAGGTCGCCGCCAAGCTCCGTAAGAGCCGTAGCGAGTCCGCTCCGGCAGCCGCCGAGACCAAGGCCGAGGAAAAGGCCGCAGAGGGGACGTGA
- a CDS encoding DNA-directed RNA polymerase subunit alpha: MRMRWRGLELPSRVTPDLNLNTNTYGKFSVEPFERGFGTTVGNSLRRILLSSLEGAAVTAVKIKGAQHEFTSLEGVMEDVTDIILNIKNMIVSLDGEESKTMRLQAEGPGEVSCDLIEADTSVTIHNKEMVLATLTKQVDFDMEFTVKKGRGYVPASEQYNANEDQEVGIIPVDAIFSPVTRVRYKVEDTRVGQKTNYDRLTLEIWTNGTISPEMALVEAAKILRKHLNPFVQYFELGSATASESASAAARVDEELLRKLRMPVSELDLSVRASNCLESAKLATVGELVQHAENDLLKVRSFGKTSLREVKRKLTDMGLSLGMNVPEEFKKSTTASA; the protein is encoded by the coding sequence ATGAGAATGCGATGGCGAGGTCTTGAGCTTCCGAGCCGGGTGACCCCTGACTTGAATCTCAACACGAACACTTACGGTAAGTTTTCCGTCGAGCCTTTCGAGCGAGGCTTCGGTACAACGGTCGGCAACTCTCTGCGCCGCATCCTGCTCTCATCACTTGAGGGAGCTGCGGTTACCGCGGTCAAAATCAAGGGAGCGCAGCACGAGTTCACCAGTCTCGAAGGCGTGATGGAGGATGTGACTGATATCATCCTCAATATCAAGAACATGATCGTCAGCCTCGACGGCGAGGAATCCAAAACCATGCGCCTTCAGGCGGAAGGCCCCGGCGAAGTGAGCTGCGATCTGATCGAGGCCGACACTTCCGTCACTATCCACAACAAAGAAATGGTGCTCGCGACGTTGACCAAGCAGGTCGATTTTGACATGGAATTCACGGTTAAAAAGGGCCGTGGTTATGTCCCGGCCAGCGAACAGTACAACGCCAATGAAGACCAGGAAGTCGGCATCATTCCGGTAGATGCGATCTTCTCCCCCGTGACCCGTGTGCGCTACAAAGTCGAAGATACCCGCGTCGGTCAGAAGACCAACTACGACCGTCTGACCCTCGAAATCTGGACCAACGGCACGATCAGCCCGGAAATGGCATTGGTCGAGGCTGCGAAGATCCTCCGCAAGCACCTCAACCCGTTCGTTCAGTATTTCGAGCTTGGTTCCGCTACCGCCAGCGAAAGTGCTTCGGCTGCGGCCCGCGTGGATGAGGAGCTTCTCCGCAAGCTCCGCATGCCCGTCAGCGAGCTGGATCTCTCAGTCCGCGCGAGTAACTGCCTTGAGTCAGCTAAGCTGGCAACGGTCGGTGAGCTCGTGCAACACGCCGAGAACGATCTTCTCAAGGTTCGCTCGTTCGGCAAAACTTCGTTGCGCGAAGTGAAGCGTAAACTTACCGACATGGGTTTGTCACTGGGTATGAATGTGCCTGAGGAGTTCAAGAAGTCCACGACGGCGTCGGCGTAA
- the rpsK gene encoding 30S ribosomal protein S11 encodes MAKKQKKVRKNVSRGIAYVKASFNNTQVTITDVNGETLCWQSAGTVGFKGSRKSTPFAATRAAEEAAIAAKKFGMSEIEVRVNGAGAGRESAVTALQAAGLKITAVEDHTPIPHNGCRPRKRRRV; translated from the coding sequence ATGGCCAAGAAACAGAAAAAGGTCCGCAAGAACGTCAGCCGAGGCATCGCGTATGTCAAGGCTTCGTTCAACAACACCCAGGTCACCATTACCGATGTCAACGGCGAGACGCTCTGCTGGCAATCAGCGGGCACCGTTGGTTTCAAGGGCTCGCGCAAGAGCACGCCTTTCGCCGCGACTCGCGCTGCCGAAGAAGCCGCCATCGCCGCCAAGAAGTTCGGCATGTCGGAAATCGAAGTCCGCGTCAACGGTGCCGGTGCCGGCCGCGAATCGGCTGTAACGGCTCTTCAGGCAGCGGGACTCAAAATCACCGCGGTTGAAGACCACACTCCGATCCCGCACAACGGCTGTCGGCCGCGAAAGCGTCGCCGCGTCTAA
- the rpsM gene encoding 30S ribosomal protein S13: MPRIAGMDIPDNKPIRIALRYIYGIGPTNAEIILKEAGIEGHVRANKLTEDQLAQIAGLIEANYVVEGALRRQVSQNIARLRDIRCYRGDRHRRGLPVRGQRTRTNARTRKGKRKTVAGKKGVKALK; the protein is encoded by the coding sequence ATGCCCCGTATCGCAGGTATGGACATCCCGGACAACAAGCCTATTCGTATCGCTCTGCGATACATCTACGGCATCGGTCCGACCAACGCGGAAATCATCCTTAAAGAGGCTGGCATTGAAGGCCACGTCCGCGCGAATAAGCTTACCGAAGATCAGCTCGCGCAGATTGCGGGGCTGATCGAGGCAAACTACGTCGTTGAAGGCGCACTTCGCCGCCAGGTTTCACAGAATATCGCGCGTCTGCGTGATATTCGCTGCTATCGCGGCGATCGTCATCGCCGTGGTTTGCCTGTTCGCGGTCAGCGCACCCGTACTAATGCACGTACCCGCAAGGGCAAGCGGAAGACGGTCGCCGGCAAGAAGGGCGTCAAGGCATTGAAATAA
- the rpmJ gene encoding 50S ribosomal protein L36 has product MKVRSSIRRICENCKIVRRKNVVRVICINPKHKQRQG; this is encoded by the coding sequence ATGAAAGTCCGAAGCAGCATCCGTCGCATCTGTGAAAACTGCAAGATCGTTCGCCGTAAAAACGTCGTGCGCGTCATCTGCATTAACCCCAAACACAAGCAAAGGCAGGGATAA
- the infA gene encoding translation initiation factor IF-1 yields the protein MPKEEKIQVEGEVIDALPNAMFRVRLETANKPEIVAHISGKMRMNYIRILPGDKVTVDISPYDLTKGRITYRH from the coding sequence ATGCCCAAAGAAGAAAAAATCCAGGTCGAAGGTGAAGTGATCGACGCTCTGCCCAACGCGATGTTCCGCGTGCGGCTGGAGACGGCCAACAAGCCTGAGATCGTAGCTCATATTTCCGGCAAGATGCGGATGAACTACATCCGTATCCTTCCGGGAGACAAGGTGACCGTGGACATCAGTCCGTACGACCTGACCAAAGGCCGCATCACGTATCGACACTGA